The proteins below come from a single Xyrauchen texanus isolate HMW12.3.18 chromosome 3, RBS_HiC_50CHRs, whole genome shotgun sequence genomic window:
- the LOC127623087 gene encoding BCL2/adenovirus E1B 19 kDa protein-interacting protein 3-like translates to MALSGSQSPDDALHGSWVELEGQREDAVGPPDTTASLLQGEIERILLEAQLECERGSQTESPPQVMTPRKSGSPKPASEGGSSSSTDCVTIQSDESDRRVSAEWVWDWSSRPENLPPKEFVFHHPKQSLSVRKTEVMKRGLFSSDVLLILLPSLLASHALTLGLGLYIGKRLASSSTSTL, encoded by the exons GCTCTTGGGTGGAGCTGGAGGGTCAGAGAGAAGATGCAGTGGGACCACCGGACACAACGGCCTCTCTACTGCAGGGGGAGATAGAGAGAATCCTGCTGGAAGCTCAGCTGGAGTGTGAGAGGGGTAGTCAAACTGAGAG TCCTCCACAGGTCATGACCCCAAGAAAATCTGGGTCACCGAAACCAGCCAGTGAGGgcggcagcagcagcagcacagaTTGTGTTACTATACAG TCAGatgagagtgacagaagggtgaGTGCTGAATGGGTGTGGGATTGGTCCAGTCGGCCAGAGAACCTGCCACCCAA ggAGTTTGTGTTTCATCACCCAAAGCAGTCCCTGAGCGTGAGGAAGACAGAGGTGATGAAGAGGGGCTTGTTTTCTTCAGATgtgctcctcatcctcctcccTTCTCTGCTTGCCTCACATGCTCTGACATTGGGTCTGGG ACTATACATCGGCAAACGACTGGCATCCTCATCTACCAGCACGCTGTGA